The following coding sequences are from one Anolis sagrei isolate rAnoSag1 chromosome 6, rAnoSag1.mat, whole genome shotgun sequence window:
- the LOC132779725 gene encoding GTPase IMAP family member 2-like, whose product MILVGKTGGGKSATGNTILGRKAFDSIAAPRTTTLRCQRGTGKWRDVDLSVIDTPDLFDPSSRIPLPEIKRCIKLSKPGPHALVFVTQVGRFTAEDEAAANQVQVVFGEEASRHMVILFTRKEDLDGDSLEDYVWGSGNQALQGLIRKCGGCVCAFNNRATGEERETQVSELMEVVQRMLEEDGGRHFSNRLYVEPVLTDEKIQMFMAKSRGTRPKPKENMHAGSNLIDPPLIPSCRDGILKLVAFDVSWLSVSSST is encoded by the exons ATGATCCTGGTTGGAAAGACCGGAGGCGGGAAGAGCGCTACAGGAAACACCATTCTTGGCCGGAAGGCGTTTGACTCCATTGCAGCACCAAGGACAACCACACTCAGGTGCCAACGAGGGACAGGGAAGTGGAGAGATGTGGACCTTTCTGTGATCGACACTCCAGATCTTTTTGACCCCTCCAGCAGGATACCGCTGCCAGAGATCAAGCGTTGCATTAAGCTCTCCAAGCCCGGCCCTCACGCCTTGGTGTTTGTGACCCAGGTGGGCCGCTTCACTGCCGAAGACGAGGCAGCAGCCAATCAAGTCCAGGTTGTGTTTGGGGAAGAGGCCTCCAGGCACATGGTCATCCTCTTCACTCGCAAAGAGGACTTAGATGGAGATTCCTTGGAGGACTATGTGTGGGGCTCAGGCAATCAGGCTCTCCAGGGGCTAATCCGGAAGTGTGGGGGGTGCGTATGTGCTTTCAATAACAGGGCAACTGGGGAGGAGCGGGAGACGCAGGTCTCTGAGCTGATGGAGGTAGTCCAGCGAATGCTGGAAGAGGACGGAGGGAGGCATTTCTCCAATAGGCTCTACGTGGAGCCTGTCTTAACAGATGAAAAGATCCAAATGTTCATGGCAAAGAGTAGAGGCACCAGGCCAAAGCCAAAGGAAA ATATGCACGCCGGGTCCAACCTCATTGACCCCCCACTGATTCCAAGCTGCAGGGATGGCATTCTCAAGCTGGTCGCTTTCGACGTTTCCTGGCTCTCCGTTTCCTCGTCCACGTAG